The genomic interval GATCAAAAGTGCGGTGCGTCAGGCTTTTGCGGCGGTTCAGGTAGACCCCATTCGCGCCTCACAGCCCCTGCGCGGGCAGGAGGACGAAGCCGCCAACGTGGCCCTCAACGCCCTGCGGGAAATTCTCAAGCAGCCCGATCTCAGCTGGGATGGCGCTATTAACCGGCTGCGGACGGTGCTGGGTCGCCGCAGTGATGGGGCCCTGCCGACCGCTGACGCCACCGATACCTCCCACCGCACGCGCTACCGGGACGGGGCGGCTAATATGACCAGCGCCGAGCGGGCCGACGGTAGTCATGCTCACTACTGGCGCCCTGGCACCTATGGCTCCGATGTGTCATGGCAAAAGACGCACACCCCCTCAGAGACAGGGTTCGACTGGAATGACGCCCGCTACTCCAAGTAGCTTGTTCCACGTCACGCTGGGCAAACACCGTTTGCCCCTACACCAGTCCCGTCTGGGCCAATAGTCCGGTCGGGATTCCCAGTTTGGCTACCCCCTGGCGCAGGCTGGCGGCGGTGGCCGGGTCGGTGGTGTCGTAGAGGGCGATCGCCCGCTGGAAGGCCTGGAGTGCCTCGGGCAACTGACCCAGCTTGAAC from Leptolyngbya sp. KIOST-1 carries:
- a CDS encoding late competence development ComFB family protein, which gives rise to MELLVAEEVDKQVKTMHPRMLKYLKRVEVETYALNRLPSLYASSEKGWQLQYEKAKRELHNQIKSAVRQAFAAVQVDPIRASQPLRGQEDEAANVALNALREILKQPDLSWDGAINRLRTVLGRRSDGALPTADATDTSHRTRYRDGAANMTSAERADGSHAHYWRPGTYGSDVSWQKTHTPSETGFDWNDARYSK